The Desmonostoc muscorum LEGE 12446 genome includes a region encoding these proteins:
- a CDS encoding tubulin-like doman-containing protein encodes MSQATTNEFQYRGINRTICIGLGGTGRDVLMRIRRLIVDRYGDLSNLPIVSFIHIDTDKAATQVTGIRTGSTYHGVDLSFKEAEKVSATMSSNEVGMFIQGLERRSEYTRHGPYDHIGRWFPPQLLRNIKAVEEGAKGIRPVGRLAFFHNYQKIKTAIESAERRTRGHDSLLLKAGLKVEPGLSIFVVGSLCGGTGSGMFLDIAYSLRHLYGDQSAKIFSYLIISPELYGNAPSMSANTYAALKELNYYSTPGTKFEACYDIANLTVIQEQRPPFDYTYLVSSQTGGEYSILVQGKLCNVIAHKIALDFSSELAPAIKGSRDNFLQHMIQWDKHPRPNTQRYLTFGLAAIYFPRDTIVQIALNRVSLELVKFWLSGKGQSPDPVKLIEQFLIQHHWHNDPENKDNFTSKLAESVQENNKSFRNTISAWRNKLERQISECQKRENRNDIRGQLPREFREQFRKIQPGETESTRGIWLTRLLQISPNITKELKTNIDDYLGQLLTPTDANFSIKSTRDWLDALQHELHNYQLNLQEQITDKGGMKIIEDLDRKWRDTEQTIEDIEQKPSIPLLNNKNSQFQDEARRSIQEACKIIQHNFDVTVVQEALKIVNYLQKHVQERTTQLAAFSSLVDDLQSFYEKQDRDLRQLNFDEMSGEAIFDSEDIDSCYQTILPTDDLRRQFVLVSSTITEQTGRGQTLASFIDRERSTIEQLQKEIDLKVDKLFASRSINIINSVIKRFMQNYSLAVRSTRLAQVMQEAEPLLRLNLSDPYFREDPAKSSKLVGFKDTDDSEVRQFKTLLTQDIGVEPSVLKATQAEDEILIVNEYAGFPLRLISGLERMRNPYLREQHSTSSFLHNDYNVSFPDIIPPDAKKMEELEDIFYPCLALRLLENNRENKQLEFQYYDQLRDSHNIAALSLEWSQALEELANRQDMTEALRQLLDNEIAVIARQPQVWENAYLPKLRQFTEEVDRLPEDNPNYPYKTAVIGSSQTNDPTAKEGIIPRFRKKINEQFKNFQNRSIAPSKNTLNQQAITDASEIVIDSPVDYIDNRTPRLDYTDNRAKRRLELERLKQDLADELITEEEYDREKQKIFAQYPL; translated from the coding sequence GTACAGGAAGTACCTATCACGGTGTAGACCTCAGTTTCAAAGAAGCAGAGAAAGTCAGTGCTACAATGTCGTCCAATGAAGTTGGCATGTTTATCCAAGGATTGGAGCGACGTTCAGAATATACTCGTCATGGCCCATACGACCATATTGGCAGATGGTTTCCACCACAATTACTGCGAAATATTAAAGCAGTCGAAGAAGGTGCAAAAGGTATTCGACCTGTAGGTAGACTAGCTTTTTTCCACAATTATCAAAAGATTAAAACAGCAATTGAAAGCGCAGAAAGGCGCACTAGAGGACATGATTCTTTATTACTAAAAGCAGGTTTAAAAGTCGAACCTGGACTGAGCATTTTTGTAGTCGGTTCTCTTTGTGGTGGTACTGGTAGCGGCATGTTTTTGGACATTGCTTATAGTCTCAGACATCTTTATGGCGATCAAAGTGCCAAAATTTTCAGCTATTTAATCATTAGTCCAGAATTATATGGCAATGCTCCCAGCATGAGCGCCAACACTTATGCTGCTCTCAAAGAACTAAATTATTACAGTACACCAGGAACAAAATTTGAAGCTTGTTATGATATTGCAAATTTAACTGTTATTCAAGAACAACGTCCACCATTTGACTATACCTATTTAGTATCTAGTCAAACCGGAGGGGAATATTCAATTCTTGTCCAAGGTAAGCTATGTAATGTTATTGCTCATAAAATCGCTCTGGATTTTTCCAGTGAATTAGCACCAGCAATTAAAGGTAGTAGAGACAATTTTCTCCAGCACATGATTCAGTGGGATAAACACCCACGTCCTAATACCCAGCGTTATTTAACATTTGGCTTAGCCGCTATTTATTTTCCCCGCGACACTATTGTACAAATTGCCTTAAACCGCGTTAGTTTAGAACTAGTGAAATTTTGGTTAAGTGGCAAGGGTCAAAGTCCAGATCCCGTAAAATTAATTGAGCAATTCCTGATTCAACATCATTGGCATAACGATCCAGAAAACAAGGATAATTTTACTAGTAAACTTGCAGAATCAGTTCAAGAAAATAACAAGAGCTTTCGTAATACTATCAGTGCTTGGAGAAATAAATTAGAACGGCAAATTTCCGAGTGCCAAAAGCGTGAAAACCGCAATGATATTCGCGGACAATTGCCACGAGAATTTAGAGAACAATTCCGCAAAATCCAGCCTGGTGAAACTGAAAGTACTAGGGGAATTTGGCTCACAAGACTACTACAGATTTCTCCAAATATTACCAAGGAACTAAAAACTAATATTGATGATTATCTCGGTCAATTACTCACACCAACAGATGCTAATTTTTCTATTAAAAGTACCCGCGACTGGCTAGATGCTTTACAACATGAGTTGCATAATTATCAATTAAATTTGCAAGAACAAATCACCGATAAGGGTGGTATGAAAATCATAGAAGATTTAGACAGAAAATGGCGAGATACTGAACAAACAATCGAGGATATTGAACAAAAACCCAGTATACCGCTGCTGAATAATAAAAATAGCCAATTCCAAGATGAAGCCAGAAGATCAATACAGGAAGCCTGCAAAATTATTCAGCATAACTTTGATGTCACAGTTGTTCAAGAAGCACTAAAAATTGTTAATTACCTGCAAAAACATGTTCAAGAAAGAACAACTCAACTTGCAGCATTTAGCAGCTTAGTAGACGATTTACAAAGTTTCTACGAAAAGCAAGATAGGGATTTGAGACAATTGAATTTTGATGAAATGAGCGGTGAAGCAATATTTGATAGTGAAGATATTGATAGCTGCTATCAAACTATTTTACCAACAGATGATTTACGTCGGCAATTTGTTTTAGTCAGTTCTACAATTACAGAACAAACTGGTAGAGGACAAACTTTAGCAAGTTTTATAGATAGAGAACGCAGTACTATAGAACAGTTACAAAAAGAAATTGATCTCAAAGTTGATAAATTATTTGCTTCTCGAAGTATTAATATTATCAATTCTGTGATTAAACGCTTTATGCAAAACTACTCCCTAGCAGTGCGTTCAACTCGCTTAGCACAAGTGATGCAGGAAGCTGAACCCCTTTTGCGTTTGAATTTAAGCGATCCCTATTTTCGTGAAGATCCTGCTAAAAGTAGCAAATTAGTAGGTTTTAAAGATACAGATGATTCAGAAGTCAGACAGTTTAAAACTTTACTTACACAAGATATCGGAGTCGAACCCAGTGTTTTAAAAGCAACACAAGCTGAAGACGAAATTTTAATTGTTAATGAGTATGCTGGTTTTCCTCTCAGACTAATTAGTGGTTTGGAAAGAATGAGAAATCCCTATCTACGGGAACAGCATTCTACTTCTTCTTTTCTCCATAACGACTATAACGTTTCTTTCCCTGATATTATCCCGCCTGATGCTAAAAAAATGGAAGAATTGGAGGATATTTTTTATCCTTGTCTAGCTTTGAGATTATTAGAAAATAATCGGGAAAATAAACAGTTAGAATTTCAATATTATGACCAATTACGCGATAGTCATAATATTGCTGCTTTAAGTCTAGAGTGGAGTCAAGCTTTAGAGGAACTTGCTAATCGCCAAGATATGACTGAAGCTTTGCGACAGCTTTTAGATAATGAAATTGCTGTCATCGCCAGACAACCTCAAGTGTGGGAAAATGCATATTTACCCAAATTAAGACAATTTACTGAAGAAGTAGATCGATTACCAGAAGATAATCCTAATTATCCCTACAAAACAGCAGTAATTGGAAGTTCTCAAACTAATGATCCCACAGCTAAAGAAGGGATAATCCCTCGTTTTCGTAAAAAGATAAATGAGCAGTTTAAAAATTTCCAAAACCGGAGTATTGCGCCAAGCAAGAATACACTAAATCAGCAAGCAATTACTGATGCTAGCGAAATCGTGATTGATTCTCCAGTGGATTATATTGATAATCGGACGCCAAGATTAGATTATACTGATAATCGAGCAAAAAGACGCTTGGAATTGGAGCGACTCAAACAAGATTTAGCTGATGAATTAATTACTGAAGAAGAGTACGATCGCGAAAAACAAAAAATCTTCGCTCAATACCCTTTATAG